From the genome of Malus domestica chromosome 04, GDT2T_hap1, one region includes:
- the LOC103456005 gene encoding phosphoglucan, water dikinase, chloroplastic isoform X2: MDCVHALHTSSSAPQLHRRKQLRCLHPRHQCLGSLAVVPFFAHKRGFRPLYHKSNTCQIICGVSSAQSIDEEKDSMMKSESGKVRLNIRLDHQVEFGESVAILGSVKELGSWKKKVPMNWTESGWVCTLEFKGGESVEYKFLTVRADKSMLWEGGHNRVLKLPNGGSFEMVCHWNATTEAVGLPSSEEGEDVGQNGSTVADTVGAEEVESSPFVGQWKGNAISFMRSNEHGNRKGGKWDTSGLEGLALKLVEGDRNARNWWKKLEVVRDLLVGSLQSEDRLDALINSAIYLKWINTGQIPCFEDGGHHRPNRHAEISRVIFRELERISCRKDTSPQEVLVIRKIHPCLPSFKAEFTASVPLTRIRDIAHRNDIPHDLKQEIKHTIQNKLHRNAGPEDLVATEAMLARITKNPGEYNGAFVEQFKIFHHELKDFFNAGSLAEQLESLKDSIDDKGRSALALFLECKKSLDTLEVSNKGLGNNGTDLLFKTMQSLSALREIIARGLESGLRNDAPDNAVAMRQKWRLCEIGLEDYSFILLSRFLNELDALGGAHWLAENVKSKDVSSWNGPLDALIVGIHQLSLSGWKPEECAAIENELVAWKARGLSEKEGSEDGKTVWALRLKATLDRARRLTEEYSEALLQIFPQNVQILGKAFGIPENSVRTYAEAEIRAGVIFQVSKLCTLLLKAARSTIGSQGWDVIVPGAAVGTLLQVERIVPGSIPSTLEGPIVLVVNRADGDEEVTAAGSNIVGVVLLQELPHLSHLGVRARQEKVVFVTCEDDDKVADIQKHKGKCVRLEASSSGVDIYPSSENSNGHLSVENLSGDGAPRVEARGSDGPSWSATKANSNQGVSAGGVLLLADADAETSGAKAAACGRLASLAAESEKDIDHGSSGWTTSVLSFFRACSDYIFFFADQVRRLLTRKTQEPLVDVLVLYVGHPAQPASENAISNEEPFSNHIPIFHDQ, encoded by the exons ATGGATTGCGTGCATGCGCTGCACACCTCTTCTTCCGCGCCACAACTCCACCGTCGCAAGCAACTCCGATGCCTCCACCCTCGGCATCAATGCCTGGGAAGCCTTGCCGTCGTTCCCTTCTTCGCCCATAAGAGGGGTTTTCGTCCCCTCTACCACAAATCCAACACTTGTCAGATCATTTGTGGCGTTTCCTCCGCTCAATCAAT TGACGAGGAGAAAGACAGCATGATGAAGTCCGAGTCTGGGAAAGTTCGGCTTAATATTCGATTGGATCACCAAGTTGAATTTGGTGAGAGTGTTGCAATATTGGGTTCGGTGAAGGAATTGGGATcatggaagaagaaggtgcCTATGAATTGGACAGAGAGCGGATGGGTATGTACACTGGAGTTCAAAGGGGGTGAGTCTGTTGAGTATAAGTTTTTGACTGTAAGGGCAGACAAGAGTATGCTTTGGGAAGGTGGTCACAATCGGGTCTTGAAACTTCCCAATGGAGGAAGTTTTGAGATGGTTTGTCATTGGAATGCAACTACGGAAGCTGTGGGTTTACCCTCTTCGGAGGAAGGGGAGGATGTGGGTCAGAACGGTTCTACAGTGGCTGATACTGTTGGTGCTGAAGAGGTGGAGTCTAGTCCTTTTGTTGGTCAATGGAAAGGTAATGCCATCTCATTCATGCGGTCGAATGAGCATGGGAACCGTAAAGGAGGAAAATGGGACACCTCTGGTCTTGAAGGGTTGGCTCTGAAGTTAGTTGAAGGTGATCGAAATGCAAGGAATTGGTGGAAGAAG CTTGAAGTTGTACGTGATCTACTTGTTGGAAGTTTGCAAAGTGAGGACCGGTTGGATGCTCTCATAAATTCTGCCATTTATTTAAAG TGGATAAATACAGGCCAGATTCCTTGCTTTGAAGATGGAGGTCATCATCGACCAAACCGACATGCTGAGATTTCCAGGGTTATATTTCGAGAACTGGAAAGAATTTCCTGTAGGAAAGATACTTCACCCCAG GAAGTACTTGTCATCCGCAAAATTCATCCATGTCTGCCATCTTTCAAAGCAGAGTTTACTGCATCTGTTCCCCTTACACGAATAAGAGACATTGCTCATCGGAATGATATCCCTCATGACCTCAAG CAAGAAATTAAGCATACAATTCAAAACAAGCTTCACCGTAATGCCGGCCCTGAAGATCTAGTTGCTACAGAAGCTATGCTTGCAAGAATAACCAAGAACCCTGGAGAATACAATGGAGCATTTGTAGAGCAGTTCAAGATATTCCATCATGAACTCAAGGACTTCTTCAATGCTGGAAG CCTTGCCGAACAACTTGAATCCCTCAAAGACTCTATTGATGATAAAGGCCGTTCAGCTCTTGCATTGTTTCTGGAGTGCAAAAAG AGTTTGGATACTTTAGAAGTGTCAAATAAAGGTTTGGGAAATAATGGCACTGATCTGTTGTTCAAGACCATGCAATCTTTGAGTGCCCTGAGAGAAATAATTGCAAGGGGTCTTGAaagtggccttagaaatgatgCTCCTGATAATGCAGTGGCTATGCGTCAGAAg TGGCGCCTTTGTGAGATTGGACTTGAGGACTATTCGTTTATTCTTTTAAGCAG ATTCCTTAATGAGCTTGATGCTTTGGGAGGGGCACACTGGCTGGCAGAAAATGTGAAATCAAAGGATGTAAGCTCTTGGAATGGTCCACTTGATGCCCTTATTGTCGGGATTCATCAGCTAAGTTTATCTGGTTGGAAGCCTGAAGAATGTGCTGCTATTGAGAATGAACTTGTTGCATGGAAAGCAAGAGGTCTTTCTGAAAAGGAAG GAAGTGAAGATGGCAAAACAGTCTGGGCACTAAGGCTTAAAGCTACTCTTGATAGAGCCAGGAGGCTAACTGAAGAATATTCTGAAGCACTTCTTCAAATATTCCCCCAAAATGTCCAG ATTTTAGGAAAAGCTTTTGGGATCCCTGAGAATAGTGTAAGGACATATGCTGAAGCTGAGATTCGTGCTGG TGTAATATTTCAGGTCTCAAAACTGTGCACCCTACTTTTAAAAGCTGCTAGAAGTACCATTGGTTCTCAAGGTTGGGATGTTATTGTGCCAGGAGCTGCTGTGGGAACATTACTTCAG GTTGAGAGGATTGTCCCTGGGTCAATACCATCAACCTTGGAAGGACCAATTGTTCTTGTGGTTAACAGAGCAGATGGAGATGAAGAG GTTACAGCTGCTGGGAGTAACATTGTGGGAGTTGTACTTCTGCAAGAGCTTCCTCACTTATCTCATCTCGGTGTCAGAGCTCGACAA GAGAAGGTTGTGTTCGTGACATgtgaagatgatgataaagTTGCCGATATACAAAAACACAAGGGGAAATGTGTGAG GTTAGAAGCATCCTCATCAGGTGTTGATATATATCCTTCATCAGAAAATAGCAATGGCCATTTGTCAGTGGAGAATCTTTCAGGTGATGGTGCACCCAGGGTTGAAGCACGTGGAAGTGATGGTCCTTCATGGTCTGCTACTAAAGCCAACTCCAATCag GGGGTTTCGGCTGGAGGAGTTTTACTACTTGCTGATGCAGATGCGGAGACATCAGGTGCAAAGGCTGCAGCTTGTGGTCGTTTAGCTTCCTTGGCTGCAGAATCTGAGAAAG ATATAGATCACGGGAGCAGTGGTTGGACGACTTCTGTACTCAGCTTCTTTAGAGCTTGTAGCgactatatttttttctttgcagACCAAGTAAGAAGGTTGTTAACCAGAAAAACACAAGAGCCGCTGGTTGATGTTCTGGTTCTATATGTAGGGCACCCTGCCCAGCCTGCATCTGAAAATGCCATTAGCAATGAAGAACCCTTCTCAAATCACATTCCAATATTCCATGATCAATAG
- the LOC103456005 gene encoding phosphoglucan, water dikinase, chloroplastic isoform X1, with the protein MDCVHALHTSSSAPQLHRRKQLRCLHPRHQCLGSLAVVPFFAHKRGFRPLYHKSNTCQIICGVSSAQSIDEEKDSMMKSESGKVRLNIRLDHQVEFGESVAILGSVKELGSWKKKVPMNWTESGWVCTLEFKGGESVEYKFLTVRADKSMLWEGGHNRVLKLPNGGSFEMVCHWNATTEAVGLPSSEEGEDVGQNGSTVADTVGAEEVESSPFVGQWKGNAISFMRSNEHGNRKGGKWDTSGLEGLALKLVEGDRNARNWWKKLEVVRDLLVGSLQSEDRLDALINSAIYLKWINTGQIPCFEDGGHHRPNRHAEISRVIFRELERISCRKDTSPQEVLVIRKIHPCLPSFKAEFTASVPLTRIRDIAHRNDIPHDLKQEIKHTIQNKLHRNAGPEDLVATEAMLARITKNPGEYNGAFVEQFKIFHHELKDFFNAGSLAEQLESLKDSIDDKGRSALALFLECKKSLDTLEVSNKGLGNNGTDLLFKTMQSLSALREIIARGLESGLRNDAPDNAVAMRQKWRLCEIGLEDYSFILLSRFLNELDALGGAHWLAENVKSKDVSSWNGPLDALIVGIHQLSLSGWKPEECAAIENELVAWKARGLSEKEGSEDGKTVWALRLKATLDRARRLTEEYSEALLQIFPQNVQILGKAFGIPENSVRTYAEAEIRAGVIFQVSKLCTLLLKAARSTIGSQGWDVIVPGAAVGTLLQVERIVPGSIPSTLEGPIVLVVNRADGDEEVTAAGSNIVGVVLLQELPHLSHLGVRARQEKVVFVTCEDDDKVADIQKHKGKCVRLEASSSGVDIYPSSENSNGHLSVENLSGDGAPRVEARGSDGPSWSATKANSNQGVSAGGVLLLADADAETSGAKAAACGRLASLAAESEKVYNDDGVPASFKVPLGAVIPFGSMELALEQSKSTELFRSLLDKVETQKLEGGELEQLCSQLQELISSLQPPKDIIDSIGKIFPENACLIVRSSANVEDLAGMSAAGLYDSIPNVSVSNPTVFANAISRVWASLYTRRAVLSRRAAGVSQKEATMAILVQEMLSPDLSFVLHTVSPTDKNHNSVEAEIASGLGETLASGTRGTPWRLSSGKFDGNVRTLAFANFSEELVGAVLADGEVIHLTVDYSKKPLTVDPIFRHQLGQRLSTVGFFLERKFGSPQDVEGCLVGKDIYIVQTRPQPL; encoded by the exons ATGGATTGCGTGCATGCGCTGCACACCTCTTCTTCCGCGCCACAACTCCACCGTCGCAAGCAACTCCGATGCCTCCACCCTCGGCATCAATGCCTGGGAAGCCTTGCCGTCGTTCCCTTCTTCGCCCATAAGAGGGGTTTTCGTCCCCTCTACCACAAATCCAACACTTGTCAGATCATTTGTGGCGTTTCCTCCGCTCAATCAAT TGACGAGGAGAAAGACAGCATGATGAAGTCCGAGTCTGGGAAAGTTCGGCTTAATATTCGATTGGATCACCAAGTTGAATTTGGTGAGAGTGTTGCAATATTGGGTTCGGTGAAGGAATTGGGATcatggaagaagaaggtgcCTATGAATTGGACAGAGAGCGGATGGGTATGTACACTGGAGTTCAAAGGGGGTGAGTCTGTTGAGTATAAGTTTTTGACTGTAAGGGCAGACAAGAGTATGCTTTGGGAAGGTGGTCACAATCGGGTCTTGAAACTTCCCAATGGAGGAAGTTTTGAGATGGTTTGTCATTGGAATGCAACTACGGAAGCTGTGGGTTTACCCTCTTCGGAGGAAGGGGAGGATGTGGGTCAGAACGGTTCTACAGTGGCTGATACTGTTGGTGCTGAAGAGGTGGAGTCTAGTCCTTTTGTTGGTCAATGGAAAGGTAATGCCATCTCATTCATGCGGTCGAATGAGCATGGGAACCGTAAAGGAGGAAAATGGGACACCTCTGGTCTTGAAGGGTTGGCTCTGAAGTTAGTTGAAGGTGATCGAAATGCAAGGAATTGGTGGAAGAAG CTTGAAGTTGTACGTGATCTACTTGTTGGAAGTTTGCAAAGTGAGGACCGGTTGGATGCTCTCATAAATTCTGCCATTTATTTAAAG TGGATAAATACAGGCCAGATTCCTTGCTTTGAAGATGGAGGTCATCATCGACCAAACCGACATGCTGAGATTTCCAGGGTTATATTTCGAGAACTGGAAAGAATTTCCTGTAGGAAAGATACTTCACCCCAG GAAGTACTTGTCATCCGCAAAATTCATCCATGTCTGCCATCTTTCAAAGCAGAGTTTACTGCATCTGTTCCCCTTACACGAATAAGAGACATTGCTCATCGGAATGATATCCCTCATGACCTCAAG CAAGAAATTAAGCATACAATTCAAAACAAGCTTCACCGTAATGCCGGCCCTGAAGATCTAGTTGCTACAGAAGCTATGCTTGCAAGAATAACCAAGAACCCTGGAGAATACAATGGAGCATTTGTAGAGCAGTTCAAGATATTCCATCATGAACTCAAGGACTTCTTCAATGCTGGAAG CCTTGCCGAACAACTTGAATCCCTCAAAGACTCTATTGATGATAAAGGCCGTTCAGCTCTTGCATTGTTTCTGGAGTGCAAAAAG AGTTTGGATACTTTAGAAGTGTCAAATAAAGGTTTGGGAAATAATGGCACTGATCTGTTGTTCAAGACCATGCAATCTTTGAGTGCCCTGAGAGAAATAATTGCAAGGGGTCTTGAaagtggccttagaaatgatgCTCCTGATAATGCAGTGGCTATGCGTCAGAAg TGGCGCCTTTGTGAGATTGGACTTGAGGACTATTCGTTTATTCTTTTAAGCAG ATTCCTTAATGAGCTTGATGCTTTGGGAGGGGCACACTGGCTGGCAGAAAATGTGAAATCAAAGGATGTAAGCTCTTGGAATGGTCCACTTGATGCCCTTATTGTCGGGATTCATCAGCTAAGTTTATCTGGTTGGAAGCCTGAAGAATGTGCTGCTATTGAGAATGAACTTGTTGCATGGAAAGCAAGAGGTCTTTCTGAAAAGGAAG GAAGTGAAGATGGCAAAACAGTCTGGGCACTAAGGCTTAAAGCTACTCTTGATAGAGCCAGGAGGCTAACTGAAGAATATTCTGAAGCACTTCTTCAAATATTCCCCCAAAATGTCCAG ATTTTAGGAAAAGCTTTTGGGATCCCTGAGAATAGTGTAAGGACATATGCTGAAGCTGAGATTCGTGCTGG TGTAATATTTCAGGTCTCAAAACTGTGCACCCTACTTTTAAAAGCTGCTAGAAGTACCATTGGTTCTCAAGGTTGGGATGTTATTGTGCCAGGAGCTGCTGTGGGAACATTACTTCAG GTTGAGAGGATTGTCCCTGGGTCAATACCATCAACCTTGGAAGGACCAATTGTTCTTGTGGTTAACAGAGCAGATGGAGATGAAGAG GTTACAGCTGCTGGGAGTAACATTGTGGGAGTTGTACTTCTGCAAGAGCTTCCTCACTTATCTCATCTCGGTGTCAGAGCTCGACAA GAGAAGGTTGTGTTCGTGACATgtgaagatgatgataaagTTGCCGATATACAAAAACACAAGGGGAAATGTGTGAG GTTAGAAGCATCCTCATCAGGTGTTGATATATATCCTTCATCAGAAAATAGCAATGGCCATTTGTCAGTGGAGAATCTTTCAGGTGATGGTGCACCCAGGGTTGAAGCACGTGGAAGTGATGGTCCTTCATGGTCTGCTACTAAAGCCAACTCCAATCag GGGGTTTCGGCTGGAGGAGTTTTACTACTTGCTGATGCAGATGCGGAGACATCAGGTGCAAAGGCTGCAGCTTGTGGTCGTTTAGCTTCCTTGGCTGCAGAATCTGAGAAAG TTTATAATGACGACGGGGTACCAGCTTCATTCAAAGTCCCTTTGGGCGCAGTGATACCATTTGGCTCTATGGAGTTGGCATTGGAACAAAGCAAATCCACCGAATTATTTAGGTCGTTACTAGATAAGGTAGAAACACAGAAGCTGGAAGGTGGGGAACTTGAACAACTTTGCAGTCAGCTCCAGGAACTAATCTCTTCCCTACAGCCCCCGAAAGACATTATTGATAGCATAGGGAAAATATTTCCTGAAAATGCATGCCTAATTGTTCGTTCAAGTGCTAATGTTGAGGACTTGGCTGGAATGTCAGCTGCTGGATTATATGACTCAATTCCCAATGTTAGTGTTTCAAATCCAACAGTCTTTGCAAATGCTATTAGCAGAGTATGGGCTTCACTTTACACTCGGAGGGCAGTATTGAGCCGTCGAGCTGCTGGTGTATCTCAGAAGGAAGCTACAATGGCAATTCTGGTGCAAGAAATGCTTTCACCAGACTTATCATTTGTGCTTCATACAGTCAGCCCAACGGACAAAAATCATAATTCTGTTGAGGCTGAAATTGCTTCTGGCCTTGGTGAAACTTTGGCTTCAGGCACTAGGGGCACACCCTGGCGTTTATCGTCTGGGAAATTTGATGGGAATGTACGAACTCTGGCATTTGCGAATTTCAGTGAGGAGCTAGTAGGTGCAGTCCTTGCTGATGGGGAGGTTATCCATTTGACTGTAGACTACAGCAAGAAACCGTTAACTGTTGATCCAATTTTCCGTCATCAGCTTGGTCAGCGCCTCAGTACAGTGGGATTCTTTCTTGAGCGGAAGTTTGGCTCCCCGCAGGATGTAGAAGGATGTCTTGTGGGCAAAGATATCTATATAGTCCAGACACGACCGCAACCCCTATAA
- the LOC103400633 gene encoding probable aldo-keto reductase 2 → MTHSLTHSPYHSTTAAPPPPSFLLPHFTKLPPSFISHIYIHIYMCVCVYIYICMYVYTHLSLSHSLTPSPGNSVINNNRSYQAMTGVVRRIKLGSQGLEVSAQGLGCMGMSAFYGAPKPDQDMISLIHHAIDAGVTFLDTSDVYGPFTNEILLGKALKGGVREKVELATKFGIRFAEGYKMEVRGDPAHVRTSLESSLKRLGVDSVDLYYQHRIDTSIPIEVTVGELKRLVEEGKIKYIGLSEASASTIRRAHAVHPISAVQLEWSLWSRDSEQEIIPTCRELGIGIVAYCPLGRGFFSSGAKFVENLAPDDTRKYLARFQPENVEHNEALFERVSELATRKGCTPSQLALAWVHHQGNDVCPIPGTTKIANFDENIAALTVKLTPEELAEIESYGLEDAVKGDRMPSHSTWRNSETPPLPSL, encoded by the exons AtgactcactcactcactcactctccTTACCACTCCACCACCGCCGCCCCGCCACCACCATCTTTCCTGCTCCCTCATTTTACCAAACTGCCACCATCcttcatatcacatatatacatacatatatatatgtgtgtgtgtgtgtatatatatatatgtatgtatgtatacacacatctctctctctctcacagtcTCACTCCCTCACCTGGCAATTCAGTCATAAACAACAACCGCAGTTATCAAGCAATGACAGGAGTAGTGAGGAGGATCAAGTTGGGATCACAAGGCCTGGAGGTTTCGGCTCAAGGCCTTGGCTGCATGGGCATGTCCGCCTTCTACGGTGCTCCGAAGCCCGACCAAGACATGATCAGCCTCATCCACCACGCCATCGACGCTGGTGTCACCTTCCTCGATACCTCTGACGTCTACGGTCCCTTCACCAACGAAATTCTTCTTGGCAAG GCTCTGAAAGGAGGGGTACGAGAGAAGGTGGAATTGGCCACCAAGTTTGGTATCAGATTTGCGGAGGGGTACAAGATGGAGGTGCGAGGTGACCCTGCTCATGTGAGAACTTCTCTCGAGAGTAGCTTGAAGCGCTTGGGTGTCGATTCTGTTGATCTCTATTATCAGCATCGCATTGACACCTCCATCCCCATCGAAGTCACG GTTGGGGAACTGAAGAGACTAGTTGAAGAGGGTAAGATAAAGTACATTGGTCTGTCGGAGGCCTCAGCTTCAACGATAAGAAGAGCCCACGCTGTTCATCCTATATCAGCTGTTCAGTTGGAGTGGTCCTTGTGGTCAAGAGATTCGGAGCAAGAAATCATTCCTACTTGTCG TGAACTCGGCATTGGTATTGTTGCATACTGTCCTTTAGGAAGAGGATTCTTCTCATCAGGTGCTAAGTTCGTCGAAAATCTTGCCCCCGATGATACTCGAAAG TATCTAGCCAGGTTCCAACCCGAAAACGTGGAGCACAATGAAGCACTATTCGAGCGCGTTAGTGAACTTGCAACAAGGAAAGGATGCACGCCATCTCAGCTAGCGCTGGCATGGGTTCATCACCAAGGAAATGATGTGTGTCCCATACCTGGAACCACCAAGATCGCGAATTTTGACGAGAACATCGCAGCTCTGACTGTTAAACTGACACCGGAAGAATTGGCCGAGATTGAATCTTATGGTTTAGAAGATGCCGTTAAAGGCGATAGAATGCCCTCCCATAGTACATGGAGGAACTCCGAAACTCCGCCGTTGCCTTCACTTTAA